The Streptomyces sp. NBC_00691 genome has a segment encoding these proteins:
- a CDS encoding sensor histidine kinase — translation MIKALRPLLRRSTYAGALFAYAAALASLPLLSFALLPALAWRSAPEGALFVVVPAVWAVLIALVGLARTTRRVLITGARRLLHVVLPEPSAVRPSTSSPGAGSGGAVPAVPSALPGSDRWRTPLWLLLHVTLGWTGALASGLLLFLALALPGGWLRAELALSLFGRSARVTGGWQSWAVAFVCLLLAAVVCVLVTRALRWSAPRLLGPSTAERLALAAERELRLAERNRLAHELHDSIGHTLTTTTIQAAVAGELMATEPAAARAALRSIEESARAALEDLDHVLGVLRERDADAAGAAPVRTLADLPELLERVRHTGAVVEWERSGDPARVRGTLSRAAYRIVQEGLTNAVRHGAGGPITVRVAAGPDALELEVVNETGNGARSGRPRAFPASGHGLPGLAERVRLLHGEIDAGPDGPRRWRLAVTLPVRLSP, via the coding sequence ATGATCAAGGCACTCCGGCCGCTGCTGCGCCGTTCCACGTACGCGGGCGCGCTGTTCGCCTATGCGGCGGCCCTCGCGAGTCTTCCCCTGCTGTCCTTCGCGCTGCTTCCGGCGCTGGCGTGGCGATCCGCCCCCGAGGGCGCCCTGTTCGTCGTGGTCCCGGCCGTCTGGGCCGTCCTGATCGCCCTGGTCGGTCTGGCCCGCACCACCCGCCGGGTGCTGATCACGGGCGCGCGTCGGCTGCTGCACGTGGTGCTGCCCGAGCCCTCCGCCGTACGCCCGTCCACGTCGTCGCCCGGGGCGGGATCCGGCGGTGCCGTCCCGGCCGTGCCCTCCGCACTCCCCGGCTCCGACCGCTGGCGGACCCCCCTCTGGCTGCTGCTGCACGTCACCCTCGGCTGGACGGGTGCGCTCGCGAGCGGGCTGCTGCTCTTCCTCGCCCTGGCCCTGCCGGGCGGTTGGCTCCGCGCCGAGCTGGCGCTGAGCCTGTTCGGCCGGTCCGCACGGGTGACGGGCGGCTGGCAGAGCTGGGCCGTGGCGTTCGTCTGTCTGCTGCTCGCCGCGGTCGTCTGCGTCCTCGTGACGCGGGCCCTGCGGTGGTCGGCGCCCCGGCTCCTCGGGCCGTCGACGGCCGAGCGGCTCGCCCTCGCGGCCGAGCGGGAGCTGAGGCTGGCCGAACGCAACCGGCTGGCCCACGAGTTGCACGACTCCATCGGGCACACGCTGACGACGACCACGATCCAGGCCGCGGTGGCGGGCGAGCTGATGGCCACCGAACCGGCGGCGGCGAGGGCCGCCCTCCGCAGCATCGAGGAGTCCGCCCGGGCCGCGCTGGAGGACCTGGACCACGTCCTCGGCGTCCTGCGCGAGCGGGACGCCGACGCGGCCGGGGCCGCCCCGGTCCGTACGCTGGCCGACCTGCCCGAGCTGCTCGAACGGGTGCGGCACACCGGCGCGGTGGTGGAGTGGGAGCGGTCGGGGGATCCGGCGCGGGTGCGGGGGACGCTCTCCCGGGCCGCGTACCGGATCGTCCAGGAGGGGCTGACCAATGCCGTCCGGCACGGCGCCGGCGGTCCGATCACGGTGCGGGTGGCGGCCGGACCGGACGCGCTGGAGCTCGAGGTGGTCAACGAGACCGGGAACGGCGCGCGTTCGGGGCGCCCGCGGGCCTTCCCGGCCTCCGGGCACGGGCTGCCGGGCCTCGCGGAGCGCGTACGGCTCCTGCACGGCGAGATCGACGCCGGGCCGGACGGGCCGAGGCGCTGGCGGCTGGCGGTCACCCTGCCCGTACGGTTGTCGCCATGA
- a CDS encoding VOC family protein yields MSRRFQVTFDAHDPKALSTFWRDALGYVHPGPPGVELPEGADPLAAWDEFLAKLGVPEEERNSRSALEDPEGEGPRVFFQRVPEDKVAKNRVHLDVRAAPGLVGEERMAALEEECERLVARGGKRLRRFEPAPPMSDGWIVMADPEGNEFCLD; encoded by the coding sequence ATGAGCCGCCGATTCCAGGTCACGTTCGACGCGCACGACCCGAAGGCGCTGTCGACCTTCTGGCGGGACGCACTGGGGTACGTCCACCCGGGCCCGCCGGGAGTCGAACTGCCGGAGGGAGCGGACCCGCTGGCAGCGTGGGACGAGTTCCTGGCGAAGCTGGGAGTGCCGGAGGAGGAGCGCAACTCACGATCGGCCCTGGAGGACCCGGAGGGGGAGGGGCCGAGGGTGTTCTTCCAGCGGGTGCCGGAGGACAAGGTGGCGAAGAACCGGGTGCACCTCGATGTGAGGGCGGCGCCGGGGCTGGTGGGGGAGGAGCGGATGGCGGCGCTGGAGGAGGAGTGCGAACGCCTGGTGGCACGGGGAGGGAAGCGGCTGCGCCGCTTCGAACCGGCGCCGCCGATGAGCGACGGGTGGATCGTGATGGCGGACCCGGAGGGGAACGAGTTCTGCCTGGACTGA
- a CDS encoding RNB domain-containing ribonuclease: MPRRHIHVTGAAEAPLRAALRALRTELAIPEDFPPAVLAEAEAAAKAPRLPAYDATDLPFFTVDPPTSTDLDQAMHLARRSDGGYRVHYAIADVAAFVTPGSALDAEAHRRVLTLYFPDGKVPLHPTVLSEGAASLLPGEPRPALLWRIDLDAEGRRVATDVRRALVRSRAKLDYATVQRQIDTGTAEEPVALLRAVGRLREALEAERGGISLNVPEQEIVEQDHTYSLAYRAPFPADGWNAQISLLTGMAAADLMTAAGTGILRTLPTAPDGAVARLRRSAQALGVDWPHHVSYADVVRAADPADPRQAAFLQECTTLLRGAGYTVFTDGHIPTPALHAAVADEYTHCTAPLRRLVDRYAGELCVAAVAGDEPPEWVRAALPALPDEMADGSRRANTVERESVDIVEAALLRERVGEIFDAYVIDVKEREPAVGTVHLDDPAVVARIEGGASRLPLGEWLRVRLAEADPGTAKVLFAPA; the protein is encoded by the coding sequence ATGCCCCGCCGCCACATTCACGTGACCGGCGCAGCCGAGGCTCCGCTGCGGGCCGCCCTGCGCGCACTCCGTACCGAGCTCGCGATCCCCGAGGACTTCCCGCCCGCCGTCCTCGCCGAGGCGGAGGCCGCCGCGAAAGCCCCCCGGCTCCCCGCGTACGACGCCACCGACCTGCCCTTCTTCACCGTCGACCCGCCGACCTCCACCGACCTCGACCAGGCCATGCACCTGGCCCGCAGATCCGACGGCGGCTACCGCGTCCACTACGCCATCGCCGACGTCGCCGCCTTCGTCACCCCCGGCTCCGCCCTCGACGCCGAGGCCCACCGGCGCGTCCTCACCCTCTACTTCCCCGACGGCAAGGTCCCCCTCCACCCCACCGTCCTCTCCGAGGGCGCCGCCAGCCTCCTCCCCGGCGAACCCCGCCCCGCCCTCCTCTGGCGCATCGACCTCGACGCCGAAGGCCGCCGCGTCGCCACCGACGTCCGCCGCGCCCTCGTCCGCAGCCGCGCCAAGCTCGACTACGCGACCGTCCAGCGGCAGATCGACACCGGCACCGCCGAGGAACCGGTGGCCCTCCTCCGCGCCGTCGGCCGCCTCCGCGAGGCCCTCGAGGCCGAACGCGGCGGGATCTCCCTCAACGTCCCCGAGCAGGAGATCGTGGAGCAGGACCACACCTACTCCCTCGCCTACCGCGCCCCGTTCCCCGCCGACGGCTGGAACGCCCAGATCTCCCTGCTCACCGGCATGGCCGCCGCCGACCTCATGACCGCCGCCGGCACCGGCATCCTGCGCACCCTCCCCACGGCCCCCGACGGCGCCGTCGCCCGTCTGCGCCGCTCCGCACAGGCCCTCGGCGTCGACTGGCCGCACCACGTCTCGTACGCCGACGTCGTCCGCGCCGCCGACCCCGCCGACCCGCGCCAGGCCGCCTTCCTCCAGGAGTGCACCACCCTGCTCCGGGGAGCCGGGTACACCGTCTTCACCGACGGCCACATCCCCACCCCGGCCCTGCACGCCGCCGTCGCCGACGAGTACACCCACTGCACCGCGCCCCTGCGCCGCCTCGTCGACCGGTACGCGGGCGAGCTGTGCGTCGCGGCGGTGGCGGGCGACGAACCGCCCGAGTGGGTACGGGCCGCCCTGCCCGCCCTCCCCGACGAGATGGCCGACGGCTCGCGCCGCGCCAACACGGTGGAACGCGAGAGCGTCGACATCGTCGAGGCGGCCCTGCTGCGGGAACGGGTCGGCGAGATCTTCGACGCCTACGTGATCGACGTCAAGGAACGCGAACCCGCCGTCGGCACCGTCCACCTGGACGACCCGGCGGTCGTCGCCCGCATCGAGGGCGGCGCGTCCCGGCTGCCCCTGGGGGAATGGCTGCGGGTCAGGCTCGCGGAAGCGGATCCGGGGACGGCGAAGGTGCTGTTCGCGCCCGCGTGA
- a CDS encoding serine hydrolase domain-containing protein has translation MTAGALPPPAAAATRPDAVQRGLNALVREGQPAALASVEDGRGHARTYTAGVGDLATGAKVPRDGQVRIGSNTKTFTAVVVLQLVGEGKVGLEEWVDTYLPGVVRGKGLDGGRITVRQLLQHTSGIPDYGAYISDEEILHRYYEPRDLVDVALEHEAEFEPGKKWSYSNTNYVLAGLIVQKVTGRPLAEEIDRRIVKRIGLRHTYFPAQGDRGIREAHPQGYHRMKEGEPLRDVTELDPSAGWAAGQMISTNSDLNRFFGALLGGDRLLGKAQRDQMRTTVPIEGTEFHYGLGLMKRPLTCGGAYWGHGGDIAGYETRGGITDAGRAANVAVTSIPTEEPAVKGVLGVVDTALCG, from the coding sequence ATGACGGCGGGCGCGCTGCCGCCGCCTGCGGCCGCGGCGACACGGCCGGACGCCGTACAGCGGGGACTGAACGCGCTGGTGCGCGAAGGGCAGCCGGCGGCGCTGGCGAGCGTCGAGGACGGCCGGGGCCACGCCCGCACGTACACGGCGGGGGTCGGAGACCTGGCGACGGGCGCGAAGGTGCCGAGGGACGGCCAGGTGCGGATCGGGAGCAACACGAAGACGTTCACGGCGGTGGTCGTGCTGCAGCTGGTCGGCGAGGGGAAGGTCGGCCTGGAGGAGTGGGTCGACACGTATCTGCCGGGGGTGGTGCGGGGGAAGGGCCTCGACGGAGGAAGGATCACGGTCCGTCAGCTGCTGCAGCACACGAGCGGGATCCCGGATTACGGGGCGTACATCAGCGACGAGGAGATACTGCACCGGTATTACGAGCCGCGTGATCTCGTCGACGTGGCGCTCGAGCACGAGGCGGAGTTCGAGCCGGGGAAGAAGTGGAGCTACAGCAACACGAACTACGTACTGGCGGGCCTGATCGTCCAGAAGGTGACGGGGCGCCCGCTGGCAGAGGAGATCGACCGGCGGATCGTCAAGAGGATCGGGCTGCGGCACACGTACTTCCCCGCGCAGGGGGACAGGGGCATCAGGGAGGCGCACCCTCAGGGCTATCACCGGATGAAGGAGGGTGAGCCGCTGCGCGACGTCACGGAGCTCGACCCGTCGGCGGGCTGGGCGGCGGGGCAGATGATCTCGACGAACTCGGACCTGAACCGCTTCTTCGGGGCGCTGCTGGGCGGGGATCGGCTGCTGGGCAAGGCGCAGCGGGACCAGATGCGGACGACGGTCCCGATCGAAGGGACGGAGTTCCACTACGGGTTGGGGCTGATGAAGAGGCCGCTGACGTGCGGAGGGGCCTACTGGGGCCACGGGGGCGACATCGCGGGCTACGAGACCAGGGGCGGGATCACGGACGCGGGCAGGGCGGCGAACGTGGCGGTGACGAGCATCCCGACGGAGGAGCCGGCGGTGAAGGGGGTACTGGGAGTGGTGGACACGGCTTTGTGCGGGTGA
- a CDS encoding nuclear transport factor 2 family protein has product MTIPVERLTEPAVRAFVAALNANDQTAFREALASGATMSDDGSERDLGEWTEREIFSSRGHMEIESEKGGGLDLVARFRNDTWGEMKTRWRFTVEGGKVARFETGQA; this is encoded by the coding sequence ATGACCATTCCCGTGGAGCGGCTCACCGAGCCGGCCGTGCGCGCGTTCGTCGCGGCCCTCAACGCCAATGACCAGACGGCTTTCCGGGAGGCTCTGGCCTCCGGTGCGACCATGTCCGACGACGGGTCCGAGCGGGACCTCGGGGAGTGGACCGAGCGGGAGATCTTCTCCTCGCGCGGGCACATGGAGATCGAGTCGGAGAAGGGCGGCGGGCTCGATCTCGTCGCGCGGTTCCGGAACGACACCTGGGGCGAGATGAAGACCCGGTGGCGCTTCACCGTGGAGGGCGGCAAGGTCGCCCGGTTCGAGACCGGACAGGCCTGA
- a CDS encoding response regulator transcription factor produces the protein MTGPDTAETVTTLLIADDDEVTRTGLRTLLAAQPGIEVVGEAADGVEAVERARLLRPDVVLMDVRMPRRDGIEATRRLLADPDERAGSARPGDGPPSPVRPKVVVITTFENDDHVTAALSAGASGFVLKRLPVRQIAEAVRVVAAGEAILFPAALRRMVAVRPLDSTEALPKAALTGREEEVLRLMATGLSNPEIAESLTVSPETVKTHVGNVLTKLGAQNRTHAVVIAYESGLVVPGFTG, from the coding sequence ATGACCGGCCCCGACACCGCCGAGACCGTCACGACGCTGCTGATCGCCGACGACGACGAGGTGACCCGCACCGGACTGCGTACCCTGCTCGCCGCACAGCCGGGGATCGAGGTGGTCGGGGAGGCCGCCGACGGCGTCGAGGCGGTCGAGCGGGCGCGGCTGCTGCGGCCGGACGTGGTCCTGATGGACGTACGGATGCCCCGCCGCGACGGGATCGAGGCGACCCGCCGGCTCCTCGCCGATCCGGACGAGCGGGCGGGGTCCGCGCGGCCGGGGGACGGGCCCCCCTCCCCGGTGCGGCCGAAGGTCGTCGTGATCACCACCTTCGAGAACGACGACCACGTCACCGCCGCGCTGAGCGCCGGTGCCAGCGGATTCGTGCTCAAGCGGCTTCCGGTCCGGCAGATCGCGGAGGCCGTACGGGTGGTCGCGGCGGGCGAGGCGATCCTCTTCCCCGCGGCCCTGCGCCGGATGGTCGCCGTGCGTCCGCTGGACTCCACGGAGGCGCTGCCGAAGGCGGCCCTGACGGGCCGTGAGGAGGAGGTGCTGCGGCTGATGGCCACCGGTCTGTCCAACCCGGAGATCGCGGAGTCCCTCACCGTGAGCCCGGAGACGGTCAAGACGCACGTCGGGAACGTCCTGACCAAGCTCGGTGCGCAGAACCGGACCCACGCGGTGGTCATCGCGTACGAGTCCGGCCTGGTGGTGCCGGGCTTCACCGGCTGA
- the yaaA gene encoding peroxide stress protein YaaA, with protein sequence MLVLLPPSEGKASSGRGAPLKPESLSLPGLAEARAAVLDELVELCAADEEKAREVLGLSEGLRGEVAKNVELRTAGARPAGEIYTGVLYDALGLATLDAAARRRAGKSLLVFSGLWGAVRVGDRIPSYRCSMGVKLPGLGALGGHWRGAMASVLPEAAGDGLVLDLRSSAYASAWKPKGEVAARTATVRVLHAPTRKVVSHFNKATKGRIVRSLLEAGATPRSPEELVVALRDLRYVVEETGKPGALDVLVDEIH encoded by the coding sequence GTGCTCGTGCTGTTGCCGCCCTCCGAGGGCAAGGCCTCCTCGGGGCGCGGGGCGCCGCTCAAGCCGGAGTCGCTGTCCCTGCCGGGGCTCGCGGAGGCGCGGGCGGCGGTCCTGGACGAGCTGGTCGAGCTGTGCGCGGCCGACGAGGAGAAGGCGCGTGAGGTGCTGGGCCTGAGCGAGGGCCTGCGCGGCGAGGTCGCGAAGAACGTGGAGCTGCGGACGGCGGGCGCGCGGCCGGCCGGGGAGATCTACACGGGTGTGCTGTACGACGCGCTGGGTCTGGCGACCCTGGACGCGGCGGCGAGGCGACGGGCCGGGAAGTCCCTGCTGGTCTTCTCCGGGCTGTGGGGCGCGGTGCGGGTGGGCGACCGGATCCCGTCGTACCGCTGCTCGATGGGGGTCAAGCTGCCGGGGCTCGGGGCGCTGGGCGGGCACTGGCGGGGAGCGATGGCCTCCGTACTGCCCGAGGCGGCCGGGGACGGGCTCGTCCTGGACCTGCGCTCCTCGGCGTACGCGTCGGCGTGGAAGCCGAAGGGCGAGGTGGCGGCGCGGACGGCGACGGTGCGGGTGCTGCACGCGCCGACCCGGAAGGTGGTCAGCCACTTCAACAAGGCGACGAAGGGCCGGATCGTCCGGAGCCTGCTGGAGGCCGGGGCGACTCCGCGTTCGCCGGAGGAGCTGGTGGTGGCGCTGCGGGACCTGCGGTACGTGGTGGAGGAGACCGGGAAGCCGGGGGCGCTGGACGTGCTGGTGGACGAGATCCACTGA
- a CDS encoding DUF1203 domain-containing protein: MSTQTSATTAYDARAIAPSALAELRVTDDAGRACVPYSAGEGGDPLRCCLRLSVPGERIALVSYAPLRRWAAGSGVEPGAYDEQGPVFVHAEECGGPVPSETYPFARAEALRTVRRYDAAGRIVGGRLLEIPEATSEGFDRAFDEAFADPAVALVHVRAVEYGCFHFEVRRP, from the coding sequence ATGAGCACCCAGACCTCCGCCACGACCGCTTACGACGCCCGCGCCATCGCGCCCTCCGCCCTCGCCGAGCTGCGCGTCACCGACGACGCGGGCCGCGCCTGCGTCCCGTACTCCGCCGGCGAGGGCGGCGATCCGCTGCGCTGCTGTCTGCGTCTCTCCGTCCCGGGCGAGCGGATCGCGCTCGTCTCGTACGCGCCGCTGCGGCGCTGGGCGGCCGGGTCGGGGGTCGAGCCGGGTGCGTACGACGAGCAGGGCCCCGTCTTCGTCCACGCCGAGGAGTGCGGCGGTCCCGTGCCCTCGGAGACGTACCCCTTCGCCCGTGCGGAGGCGTTGCGGACCGTGCGTCGTTACGACGCGGCGGGCCGCATCGTCGGGGGCCGGCTCCTGGAGATCCCCGAGGCGACGTCCGAGGGCTTCGACCGGGCCTTCGACGAGGCCTTCGCCGACCCGGCCGTGGCGCTGGTCCACGTCCGGGCGGTCGAGTACGGCTGTTTCCACTTCGAGGTGCGTCGACCCTGA
- a CDS encoding VOC family protein produces MACRISELVIDCADPDRLAAFWSEVLGYVELSREGDGSIEIGPPDAGFGGPQPTLVLSPSSDPRSGKLPLHIDVNPTDRDQAAELERLLALGAKPADIGQTGAENWHVLLDPEGNEFCLLHRRLQPL; encoded by the coding sequence ATGGCATGCCGCATCAGTGAACTGGTCATCGACTGCGCCGATCCCGACCGACTCGCCGCGTTCTGGAGCGAGGTCCTCGGTTACGTGGAGCTCAGCCGCGAGGGTGACGGAAGCATCGAGATCGGGCCGCCCGACGCCGGGTTCGGCGGCCCGCAGCCGACCCTCGTCCTCAGCCCCAGCAGCGACCCGCGCTCCGGGAAGCTCCCGCTCCACATCGACGTCAACCCCACCGACCGCGACCAGGCCGCCGAGCTGGAGCGGCTGCTCGCACTCGGAGCGAAGCCCGCGGACATCGGTCAGACCGGCGCCGAGAACTGGCACGTCCTGCTCGATCCGGAGGGCAACGAGTTCTGTCTGCTGCACCGCCGGCTCCAGCCGCTCTGA
- a CDS encoding SMP-30/gluconolactonase/LRE family protein → MTSERPALYEMFDDRFRTGRCMNGDDALEVLYTGCRWAEGPIYLPAWKQLVWSDIPNDRMLRWDEETGAVSVFRRTAGHTNGNTLDREGRLITCEQGNRRVTRTEHDGTITVLADRWQGKRLNSPNDATVRSDGSIWFSDPDFGITSDYEGYRAESEIGANNVYRIDPATGEVRLVADSFAAPNGLVFSTDERQLFVSDTRAGLIRVFDVREDGTLSDGAVFAEAGARGAARFDNLRFDDGGRLWAAAMNDGVHCYDPDGTLIGRLDIPEAVANITWGGAKRNRLFITAETSLYSLVMAVTGTHPTGPGHRPWPAPRSR, encoded by the coding sequence ATGACCAGCGAGCGCCCCGCACTGTACGAGATGTTCGACGACCGGTTCCGTACCGGCCGCTGCATGAACGGCGACGACGCCCTGGAAGTCCTGTACACCGGCTGCCGCTGGGCCGAAGGGCCGATCTACCTCCCCGCCTGGAAGCAGCTGGTCTGGAGCGACATCCCCAACGACCGGATGCTGCGCTGGGACGAGGAGACCGGCGCCGTCTCCGTCTTCCGCCGCACCGCCGGGCACACCAACGGCAACACCCTCGACCGCGAGGGCCGTCTGATCACCTGTGAGCAGGGCAACCGCCGCGTCACCCGCACCGAACACGACGGCACGATCACCGTCCTCGCCGACCGCTGGCAGGGCAAGCGCCTGAACAGCCCGAACGACGCGACGGTCAGGTCCGACGGCTCCATCTGGTTCTCCGACCCCGACTTCGGCATCACCAGCGACTACGAGGGCTACCGCGCGGAGAGCGAGATCGGCGCCAACAACGTCTACCGCATCGACCCCGCCACGGGCGAAGTCCGCCTGGTCGCCGACAGCTTCGCCGCCCCCAACGGCCTCGTCTTCTCCACCGACGAACGGCAGCTCTTCGTCTCCGACACCCGGGCCGGCCTCATCCGGGTCTTCGACGTCCGCGAGGACGGCACGCTGTCGGACGGCGCCGTCTTCGCCGAGGCCGGGGCCCGCGGCGCCGCCCGCTTCGACAACCTCCGCTTCGACGACGGCGGCCGGCTCTGGGCGGCCGCGATGAACGACGGCGTGCACTGCTACGACCCCGACGGCACCCTGATCGGACGGCTGGACATCCCCGAGGCGGTCGCCAACATCACCTGGGGCGGGGCCAAGCGCAACCGTCTCTTCATCACCGCCGAGACCAGCCTCTACTCGCTCGTCATGGCCGTCACGGGCACCCACCCCACCGGACCGGGGCACAGGCCCTGGCCGGCACCGCGGTCCCGCTGA
- the eda gene encoding bifunctional 4-hydroxy-2-oxoglutarate aldolase/2-dehydro-3-deoxy-phosphogluconate aldolase: MTSVFDLAPEASPVPVVPVVVIEDAADAVPLARALVAGGLPLVEVTLRTPAALDAVRAIAAEVPGAVVGAGTVVSAAGVADAVGAGARFLVSPGWTERLLGAMRDSGLPFLPGVSTTSEVVALLEQGVEDMKFFPAEAAGGVPYLRSLAGPLPRARFCPTGGVSLASAPAYLALPNVGCVGGTWMLPPDALAARDWARVETLAREAAALRGPVSVRSR; encoded by the coding sequence ATGACGAGCGTGTTCGACCTTGCCCCGGAAGCCTCTCCCGTACCGGTCGTCCCGGTGGTCGTGATCGAGGACGCCGCCGACGCCGTGCCACTGGCCCGCGCCCTGGTGGCCGGCGGGCTGCCGCTCGTCGAGGTCACCCTGCGCACCCCGGCCGCGCTCGACGCCGTCCGGGCGATCGCGGCCGAGGTGCCGGGCGCGGTCGTCGGCGCGGGGACGGTCGTCTCGGCGGCCGGGGTCGCGGACGCGGTCGGCGCCGGGGCGCGTTTCCTGGTCAGCCCCGGGTGGACGGAGCGGCTGCTCGGCGCGATGCGCGACTCGGGACTTCCCTTCCTCCCCGGTGTGTCGACGACCTCGGAGGTCGTGGCCCTGCTCGAACAGGGCGTGGAGGACATGAAGTTCTTCCCGGCCGAGGCGGCGGGCGGCGTCCCGTACCTGAGGTCGCTCGCGGGCCCGCTCCCCCGGGCCCGGTTCTGCCCGACGGGCGGCGTCTCGCTCGCCTCGGCCCCCGCCTACCTCGCCCTCCCCAACGTCGGCTGCGTCGGCGGTACCTGGATGCTGCCGCCGGACGCCCTCGCGGCCCGTGACTGGGCGCGGGTGGAGACGCTGGCGCGCGAGGCGGCGGCGCTGCGGGGACCCGTCAGCGTCCGGTCGCGGTGA
- a CDS encoding MerR family transcriptional regulator, with the protein MRIGEVAALVGVTPRAVRHYHQSGLLPEPVRRANGYREYGVRDAVLLARIRRLTELGLGLDEVRGVLADDEGRGLVEVLGELAEDLARQEAEIRARRERLSALLVEARAGRLPADGPLSPELTSLLAGLGELPESPMAAKDRQILALMDVVVPEGERARLMGLMEGAAEHAREVYPLLDALSGAEADDPRVAEAARVLAGCLPDELGVDMPSGAPDGVGSFGTSLADALFADLAPAQSAAVHLAMRLVRERQERGR; encoded by the coding sequence ATGCGTATCGGAGAGGTCGCCGCCCTGGTCGGGGTCACCCCCCGTGCCGTGCGGCACTACCACCAGTCGGGTCTGCTGCCCGAGCCCGTGCGGCGGGCCAACGGGTACCGGGAGTACGGCGTCCGGGACGCCGTGCTGCTCGCCCGTATCCGGCGGCTCACCGAGCTGGGGCTCGGGCTCGACGAGGTGCGGGGCGTGCTCGCCGACGACGAGGGGCGCGGGCTCGTCGAGGTGCTGGGGGAGCTCGCCGAGGACCTGGCCCGCCAGGAGGCGGAGATCCGGGCGCGCCGGGAGCGTCTGTCCGCGCTCCTCGTCGAGGCACGGGCCGGGCGGCTGCCCGCCGACGGGCCCCTGTCGCCGGAACTCACCTCGCTGCTCGCCGGCCTGGGCGAGCTGCCCGAGTCCCCGATGGCGGCGAAGGACCGGCAGATCCTGGCGCTGATGGACGTCGTCGTGCCCGAGGGGGAACGGGCCCGGCTGATGGGTCTGATGGAGGGCGCGGCCGAGCACGCGCGTGAGGTGTATCCGTTGCTCGACGCGCTCTCGGGGGCGGAGGCGGACGATCCCCGGGTCGCCGAGGCCGCGCGGGTGCTCGCCGGCTGTCTGCCGGACGAGCTGGGGGTGGACATGCCGTCCGGGGCGCCGGACGGGGTGGGCTCGTTCGGCACCTCCCTCGCGGACGCCCTCTTCGCGGACCTCGCCCCCGCGCAGTCCGCGGCGGTCCACCTGGCGATGCGCCTGGTCCGGGAACGACAGGAGCGGGGCCGATGA
- a CDS encoding SMI1/KNR4 family protein: MGERGTTERVLTLLGHEFEPLDATEVRTRIREMAALDPERARFGSRTHRYELRPALPEAEIGAFEEEHGIRLPPDYRAFVAEVGDGPAGPAHGLLPLATPRPEAEDGAVRGRDLVAGPGLGRSRPRVPRLPGLVRRLARLSCLD, translated from the coding sequence ATGGGCGAACGGGGCACGACCGAGCGGGTGCTCACCCTCCTCGGGCACGAGTTCGAACCGCTCGACGCGACCGAGGTACGGACCCGGATACGGGAGATGGCGGCGCTGGACCCGGAGCGTGCGCGCTTCGGGTCCCGCACACACCGGTACGAGCTGCGTCCCGCGCTGCCCGAGGCGGAGATCGGCGCGTTCGAGGAGGAGCACGGCATCCGGCTCCCCCCGGACTACCGTGCCTTCGTGGCGGAGGTCGGCGACGGGCCCGCCGGACCGGCCCACGGGTTGCTGCCGTTGGCGACTCCCCGCCCGGAGGCGGAGGACGGGGCCGTACGCGGGCGGGATCTGGTCGCTGGACCCGGACTGGGGCGGTCTCGTCCCCGCGTACCCCGGCTTCCGGGCCTGGTACGCCGCCTGGCTCGGCTCTCCTGCCTAGACTGA
- a CDS encoding Lrp/AsnC family transcriptional regulator, giving the protein MDHIDRALLTQLQQDATRSYAALGEAVGLSAGAAHERVRKLRERGAIRRTTVEVDPAAVGGAVLAYVMVDSVAWMGDSGRDFAALPEILEAHVIAGSASVLVKVRTATTEQLQDVLRRIYAIDGVSGTQATVVLETFFERPVSPELGSG; this is encoded by the coding sequence GTGGATCACATTGATCGTGCCCTGCTGACGCAGCTCCAGCAGGACGCCACCCGGTCCTATGCCGCGCTGGGCGAGGCCGTGGGCCTCTCGGCCGGAGCGGCGCACGAGCGCGTCCGGAAGCTGAGGGAGCGCGGTGCGATCCGCCGCACCACCGTCGAGGTGGACCCGGCGGCGGTGGGCGGTGCCGTCCTGGCGTACGTGATGGTCGACTCGGTCGCGTGGATGGGCGATTCGGGGCGGGACTTCGCCGCGCTCCCCGAGATCCTGGAGGCGCACGTCATCGCCGGCAGCGCGTCGGTGCTGGTGAAGGTCAGGACGGCGACCACGGAACAGCTGCAGGACGTGCTGCGGCGCATCTACGCGATCGACGGGGTCAGCGGGACGCAGGCCACGGTCGTCCTGGAGACCTTCTTCGAACGGCCGGTCTCCCCGGAGCTCGGCTCAGGGTGA